One Methanohalophilus mahii DSM 5219 genomic window carries:
- a CDS encoding acetylornithine transaminase: MQNYGRYPIALDKGAGALVWDTAGKQYIDCVAGIAVNNVGHCHPQVVNAIQEQAGKLIHVSNLYYTDVQADLAEKLSQITGMDRLFFCNSGTEAIEAAMKLARAHSGKKNFVATEGSFHGRTMGALAVTSKEAYRKPFEPLPGRVDFVSYDNADAIADAIDSDTAAVIVEPIQGEGGVNVPTSNYLKEVREICDETDTLLIFDEVQTGFGRTGKWFCKDYFNVTPDIMTMAKALGGGFPMGAIASREGIVFQKGQHAATFGGGPLACAAALASINAIEKEGLVERSRIMGEYFVKKLEGLNREDFLEIRGKGLMMGVHVKDSCAEMVTEGLERGVLLNCTAGNILRMVPPLVITEEQVDSVVDIIGNL, encoded by the coding sequence ATGCAAAACTACGGTCGTTATCCTATTGCACTGGATAAAGGAGCAGGGGCTCTTGTATGGGATACTGCCGGCAAACAGTATATCGATTGTGTGGCAGGAATAGCCGTAAACAATGTTGGACATTGCCACCCTCAAGTTGTGAATGCGATACAGGAGCAGGCAGGCAAACTCATCCATGTATCCAATCTCTATTATACCGATGTACAGGCTGACCTTGCAGAAAAACTTTCCCAGATTACCGGCATGGATCGCCTTTTCTTCTGCAATTCCGGCACCGAGGCCATAGAAGCTGCCATGAAACTGGCCCGGGCCCATTCAGGGAAAAAGAACTTCGTGGCTACAGAAGGCTCATTTCACGGCAGGACTATGGGTGCCCTTGCGGTAACTTCCAAAGAGGCCTACAGGAAGCCCTTTGAACCCCTTCCTGGCAGGGTGGATTTTGTATCTTATGATAATGCTGATGCAATTGCAGATGCCATTGATTCGGATACTGCAGCGGTAATCGTGGAACCCATACAGGGAGAAGGTGGTGTTAATGTTCCTACCTCAAATTACCTGAAAGAGGTCCGGGAAATCTGTGATGAAACTGATACTCTGTTGATATTCGATGAGGTACAGACCGGTTTTGGGCGTACTGGCAAGTGGTTCTGTAAGGATTACTTCAATGTTACCCCGGACATAATGACAATGGCCAAAGCACTTGGGGGTGGTTTTCCCATGGGCGCCATTGCAAGCAGGGAGGGTATTGTTTTCCAGAAGGGCCAGCATGCAGCAACCTTTGGCGGAGGTCCTCTTGCATGTGCAGCAGCCCTGGCATCCATTAATGCAATTGAAAAGGAAGGACTCGTGGAACGCTCCCGCATTATGGGTGAGTATTTCGTGAAAAAACTGGAAGGTTTAAACCGTGAGGATTTCCTGGAAATCCGGGGTAAAGGATTGATGATGGGCGTACATGTGAAGGACTCATGTGCGGAGATGGTAACTGAGGGCCTTGAGAGAGGTGTGCTGCTCAATTGCACAGCAGGCAACATACTGCGTATGGTGCCTCCGCTTGTCATAACCGAAGAACAGGTAGATTCGGTGGTGGATATAATTGGCAATTTATGA
- a CDS encoding PUA domain-containing protein, which yields MAMTKEESRIKQVRTMADYQFGKGCGNILFSGDITFKLSRTKRIRQIFSEEKRMATVRARDGMFTLSIEGASRIHSHLPAPGYRVMMCDDAIPFVSKGKTAFAKHVENIDSDLRAGDEVLLVDKHDNLIATGQLLLAPEEVLAMQNGPAVDVRVGVNSS from the coding sequence ATGGCCATGACAAAAGAGGAATCACGTATTAAACAGGTACGTACCATGGCTGATTACCAGTTTGGCAAAGGATGTGGTAACATTCTCTTTTCCGGTGACATCACATTCAAACTATCCCGGACAAAAAGGATCAGGCAGATATTTTCCGAAGAGAAACGTATGGCCACTGTACGTGCCAGGGATGGAATGTTCACTTTAAGTATTGAAGGGGCCTCACGTATCCATTCCCATCTTCCAGCACCAGGCTACCGTGTGATGATGTGTGACGATGCAATTCCCTTTGTCTCAAAAGGGAAAACTGCCTTTGCCAAACATGTGGAAAACATAGACTCCGATCTGAGGGCTGGAGATGAAGTTTTGCTTGTGGATAAACATGACAATCTTATTGCCACAGGGCAGTTATTACTTGCTCCTGAAGAAGTTCTTGCCATGCAGAACGGCCCGGCTGTTGATGTCAGGGTTGGGGTTAATAGCAGCTGA
- a CDS encoding RtcB family protein yields the protein MDTEGPEIEGLERIDNDIWQVPMGYKSGMRVPGRIYLSDKLFANLEKEAVDQVANVATLPGIQKFSMAMPDAHVGYGFPIGGVAAFDAEEGVISPGGVGFDINCGVRLIRSNLDKSDVDGKVNDLLDSLFKAVPSGVGSKSRIRASESELEAIFTNGSRWAVEQGYGVEADLTHCEGEGCIEGGDPAQVSAKARKRGRPQLGTLGSGNHFLELQYVDEIYDPVAAEAFNLKQGQLTFMVHCGSRGAGHQVCTDHLRNLTRAVEKYKIDLPDKQLACAPAQSEEAQAYFGAMASAANYAWTNRQIIMHHCREVFEQQMNMDADELGLDLVYDVAHNVAKLEEHNVNGGKKQVYVHRKGATRAFPAGHHEVPKAYRDVGQPVLIPGSMGTPSYVLCGKQSAMDVSFGSACHGAGRVMSRSGAKHTFRGEQIQKDLSGQGISVRAAHPSVIAEEAPGVYKSSSEVVDVVDRLGIAGKVAKLMPVGVVKG from the coding sequence ATGGATACAGAAGGACCTGAAATAGAAGGACTTGAACGGATAGACAATGATATATGGCAAGTTCCCATGGGTTACAAATCCGGGATGAGAGTGCCGGGAAGGATATATCTTTCAGATAAATTGTTCGCCAATCTGGAAAAGGAAGCAGTTGACCAGGTAGCCAATGTGGCCACGCTGCCGGGAATACAGAAATTTTCAATGGCAATGCCCGATGCCCATGTAGGATATGGTTTCCCCATCGGAGGAGTTGCAGCTTTTGATGCTGAGGAAGGTGTCATCAGTCCCGGTGGTGTGGGATTTGACATCAATTGCGGTGTACGCCTGATCAGGTCAAATCTGGATAAATCCGATGTGGACGGTAAAGTCAATGACCTGCTGGATTCCCTTTTCAAGGCCGTACCTTCGGGTGTGGGTTCCAAAAGCCGGATACGTGCATCGGAAAGCGAACTTGAAGCAATCTTCACCAATGGTTCCCGTTGGGCTGTGGAGCAGGGCTATGGCGTAGAAGCCGATCTTACCCACTGTGAAGGTGAAGGGTGCATCGAAGGAGGTGACCCTGCACAGGTAAGTGCCAAAGCCCGTAAAAGAGGCAGACCGCAGCTTGGAACCCTGGGAAGCGGCAATCATTTCCTGGAATTGCAGTATGTGGATGAGATATATGATCCGGTAGCAGCTGAAGCCTTTAATCTCAAACAGGGTCAGCTTACTTTCATGGTACATTGCGGATCTAGGGGTGCGGGGCATCAGGTATGCACCGACCACCTGCGCAATCTCACCCGTGCAGTGGAGAAATACAAAATAGACCTGCCTGACAAACAGCTTGCCTGTGCACCTGCACAATCAGAAGAAGCCCAGGCCTATTTCGGTGCAATGGCCTCAGCTGCCAACTATGCCTGGACCAACCGCCAGATCATAATGCACCACTGTCGTGAAGTGTTCGAACAACAAATGAATATGGATGCAGATGAATTGGGTCTGGATTTGGTCTATGACGTGGCTCACAATGTCGCCAAACTGGAAGAACATAATGTAAACGGTGGAAAAAAACAGGTATATGTACACCGTAAGGGTGCCACCCGTGCTTTTCCTGCAGGCCATCACGAGGTCCCGAAGGCTTACAGGGATGTAGGTCAGCCAGTACTTATCCCGGGCAGTATGGGTACTCCTTCCTATGTGCTCTGCGGTAAGCAGTCAGCAATGGATGTATCCTTTGGAAGCGCCTGTCATGGTGCCGGCAGGGTAATGAGTCGCTCCGGTGCGAAACACACTTTCAGAGGAGAACAGATTCAAAAAGATCTCAGTGGCCAGGGCATCTCTGTCAGGGCAGCCCACCCTTCGGTCATTGCCGAAGAAGCACCCGGGGTTTACAAATCCAGCAGTGAGGTGGTGGATGTTGTTGACAGGCTTGGTATTGCAGGTAAGGTAGCAAAACTCATGCCTGTGGGTGTTGTAAAAGGTTAA
- a CDS encoding acyltransferase, with the protein MEEHNIVLDEDIIVGNHSDIRYGIIADSVIIGERVSVSGDVLARSDIRIDIWSKIGGNVRCGENGYIGEFVKIDGKLFVNGDLDVGNDVKINRGFEAHGWIVVRNPVPVITYIFLYISELLRMGKGEEVERAMSEFFEEEAKEISYGAMVVPNGSRISADSIRVPGTATIGNNCRLVGNIRAESLEMGDATTLYGSIRTASDIEIGENNAIHGNIVSRGRVIVGKGTHILGEINAYSIRIHEDSRVDGVMRATGGTTFIREEEEVAQDRELIKLDVADQQQ; encoded by the coding sequence ATGGAAGAACATAATATTGTTCTGGATGAGGATATTATAGTAGGGAACCATTCCGATATACGCTACGGTATAATTGCTGATTCGGTGATAATCGGAGAAAGGGTGTCGGTATCGGGTGATGTACTTGCCAGGTCTGATATTCGTATAGACATCTGGTCAAAAATCGGTGGCAATGTACGCTGTGGCGAAAATGGTTATATTGGCGAATTTGTGAAAATAGATGGCAAACTTTTCGTCAATGGAGATCTTGATGTTGGTAATGATGTGAAGATCAACAGAGGTTTCGAAGCTCATGGCTGGATAGTTGTTCGTAATCCTGTACCTGTAATCACCTATATTTTCCTCTATATCTCCGAACTTTTACGTATGGGTAAGGGTGAAGAAGTAGAAAGGGCTATGAGTGAATTCTTTGAAGAGGAAGCAAAAGAGATCAGTTATGGTGCTATGGTAGTTCCCAACGGATCCCGCATATCTGCAGACTCTATAAGGGTTCCTGGTACAGCCACCATAGGTAATAACTGCAGGCTAGTAGGTAATATAAGGGCTGAATCTTTGGAAATGGGCGATGCTACTACTTTGTATGGAAGTATCAGGACAGCCAGTGATATTGAGATAGGTGAAAATAACGCCATTCATGGTAACATTGTCTCCCGGGGTAGGGTTATAGTGGGTAAAGGTACCCATATATTGGGAGAGATCAATGCTTACTCTATCAGGATCCACGAGGATTCAAGGGTTGATGGTGTGATGCGTGCCACCGGTGGCACCACATTCATACGTGAGGAAGAAGAGGTCGCCCAAGACAGGGAACTGATAAAACTGGATGTAGCAGACCAACAGCAATAA